The genomic segment AACTAGTTTATAGTCTATTGTTCTTCGATACAGTCTTGCAGCTGGCTCGTCGAGGAGGCACAAGTTAATAAAGCCATAAAGTTTTTAAGATGGTTATAAGCCAATTTGTCGGTAATTGGTGTCGTTAGGATATAAACTTTATAATTACTGTAGAACATTTTTCATCATTGACAAAATCATCCTTCAAGATAACTAAGTTCTTGAAATTGGAGATCAGAAGCACTATTTTTGAGCTAGTGTTTTCTTTGTTGCTCTAAAGAATCGAACGAGGAAAGAAGGATGAAGAAATGAAGGGAGAATAGCATATCCAAAGGACAGAATAAGGATGGGGAAGTAAATGAAGGTAGAAATGGTATTAAATGTTGCATTTAACCAACTCCACAGACACGCATTTCATTTTGCTACTACTGAACAGCAAAAACTGGCCACCATTGGTTTCAGAGTATAGATGCCCAAATGTTGCCAACTTTTCACCAATTGACCAACGTCACCATCCTCCAATCTTAAGACCTGTTTAAATAGCGCTTCATGAACTAGCATGCTGCAGGACTGTTTCAAATTTCTTCTATACATGGCATCACATGTAATGTTGTTTTCTCTGTCACATTGCGCTAAAAAATGATAGTATTCTTTAACTTGTGTTGCTGATGTACCAGAACAAGTATTTTTCAATTGTTCTGGAATTTGACTAGGTGGCCAATCATTGTGTTTCTACCAGATCAAATACCTTTCATTGAATCTGGTGATTACGTAGCTTACAATAATGAGAAGGGCGGAGTAATCCAAAATTTAAAGGAAGATGGCATCGCGGATTTGGACTCTGAGGTTCGTGGGATACCTGAGTGGGTATCAATGAGGGCAATGGTTGAGTCATGGCTTGCCGATGCAGTCATGTATGAGCTCTGGGTGGGATCTGATGGTAAATCAGCAAGCAAGATTTATTACTCTGATCTCCCATGGCCAATAGGAAAAGTTTTGTATTATAAGCAAGTTCGCATTGTCAAACAACTACTCGGGATAAGATCCGATAATGCTGAAAGAAGAGAAGAAGTGGTATTTTGGTTACACTTATATGGTGTTAATTAAtccttttataattttattggtTGGCCAAAAGTTTATGTCTGAATCTGTCTGATTGATTCTGGTAACTAATTTTTCTGTTCATGCTATTTTCCTGGCAGATCTACAGTAGAGCAACCCTGGCTTATGGTGCTTTATCATATAGATTGGGGGAACAGTCCCTTTTCTTTGAAAACAGGTCATTTACGAAATGATGTTATCAGACTTTTTTGTTGTATTTATGAATGCTGCCTAAagcattattttttatacagGCCAACGAGTTTGGATGCATTTTTCCTTGGACATGTTCTTTTTACGGTTTATGCATTACCCGTGAGTGCTAgtaatttcattttatttattattctgTTTGACTTATCCTCATGAGTTTTAGGACCGTCATGTACTTCTTTATAGCCATGTTACCTGTTCCAACTTACTTTTATTTCAGAAAACTTAGATATTTAAGATTAAGCATGATATTTTGAAACTCCCTTTCCTCAAGTGCAAGGAAAAGAGATTGAATCAGACAGGTTCCTACTATGCTATTGGGCTTAATGAAACTAAAGAGTTGTTTGATCGGCTTGATATGCTCTCATGGGTTGCTTCTCTATGTTTGGTGTTTGGTATCATATCAATTTTGTCTGTGAGCACAAGTATAGTTGGCCGTTGAATAAAAGAAGGAAACATGTTCGCATCTAGGGTCTTTAAGGTATTGGATTGGGCACCAGATTTATGCTTCTTTCTTGTCATTTTTCCCTTCTCATTGTGACATCAAGCTTCATTCATGAAATGTGTCACGATCTACAAGAGTTTTGCTTGGCTACCAAGTTCTTTCAGTTTCGCCTTGAAAATTGTACCCAATCACCCTTTCTCCATTTCCAAACAGGATGGATGTTAGAGATTATAGATAAGAATGGTTTGAATTAAGAAATAAAGGCTCTGAAATTGCTAGATGTGGTCCTGGGCTAGTTAAATTATTTCCCAAGTTTTTTGTTGAACTCTTGGATAAGTGAACTATGAGCAGATTATATATTGacaaaaaaattgtttaaactTTAAATTAACCTGTTTGATTTTACTCAATGGTTTTTCATTTGTCAAGATTATAGAGATTCAGTCTTTTAATCCTCTAGAAGCattttgagatattttgttttttattgttATGAAGAACCAGAAAAGATCAAGTTACCAAAAGCAGGTTTAGATGCTATATAAATGATTTCGTCACTAGAAAAGTAATCacctttattttatttcaacaagttcttgatatgttcatccattttttaatcatattatttGTTTTTTGTGTTATTAATGCATTTTATGTTACTGATATTGAAACATCGACTTCAATATTTAATGTAAAATGAACTCTTGAAGTGTTCAAAGAGAATATCTTTTATCTTATTGTTCTCTACCTGTAGGAATCATCGGTTCTAAGAAGCAAGCTCTTGGATCACACCAATCTCATAAATTATGCTGAGAATCTTAAGATGCGGTATTTAGATGCCAGTCCATCTTCTTCATCGATTCCCCAGGGAGAtccctcttcttcttcttcttcttctaggCAAAAGCCTTCATATTGGAGTGAGTCATTCTCACCTATGTTGCTATTGGTCCTGAAATTATGCAATTAAGCATTAGCTGTGTCAAAATATAAAGACTTGGTACGGCATCATATGTATTATGGCATTCAAAATTATACTAAAACAGTGTCCACAAAATGTTTTGAAGAGTTGGACACTTGATTTAAGACTTAGGTTTTGGATTCGAATCACATCATCTGTGAttgcataaaaaaattaattttaaaaattactaAAGCAGCCATACGATCAAGTCTTTGACGAATTTCTCCCAATCATGATGATTGTGGATAAAGAATCTTTGATGATCGATATGTTCCACcccaatttaatttaattttgtacTTAAAAAAAGAGCAGTTTCGGCATTTAGATCTTGCTTGTTTCACGTGACTACACTGCTCTAAGATGCTTCATTGACTCCCGAGCCTTCGATAGTTGGAGATCATTCCTTAAAAAATCTGCCAGTAGCTTTACATTGATGGTTCAGAAATAAGACATCTATGAGGATCATGTAAAATAATCACTAGTGCTGTGGCAACAATTAAACGCGTATTATCGAAGTGATAATTTGAATTGCATTTCTTTTAATGAACTTTCTCTACTTTGGCTGCAAATGCTGTTTAATTTTCTGCCTTTGGCTTTTATCTCTGCTTAAGGTAAAATTTTCTTCTTTACTACTTAAGGTTCAAAACCAAAGAGCAAACCTAAGAAAGAAAAGACAGAGGAAGAGAAAAAGTTCAGGAGAAGGGCTAAATATTTTCTGGCTACTCAACTCGTAGCGGTGTTAGTTTTCCTGTCCATCTTTGGAGGACATGAAGATTCTGAAGTAGAGCTTGAAGATGACAATGTTGGGTTGCACTCTGACTAGGAATACACTCACTATTTACAATTTTGTGAGGTTTAATTAGTCCTTTTCATTTTGTTCCCGTTTCCATTGCATGCGAATTTTCAAAATCTGCATTCGTGCAATAAAGATATTTAGAATTTGGTCGAAGGATTTGTTATGTTTTTTAACCACCGGGAGATGGTGGCTTTTCAAATTTTAGCAACTGGATTTTTCCTTCTGCCTGTACGCTGGTCACTGGATCAAGAATTGGATTTACCGTTTTTTATTGCTGCAGTTTTGCTGATTAGGGATTTGATAAAAAATGAACTGATATTGAGGATGTGACTGGTATGTAACCAAATATTCACATTTTTCCTCTTAAGGAACAGAATAAAGTTTAAGATACACTGTCATCTATTTCTCCACTTTTACgcaagaaaaaatataattcacAGGTTTCTAACTAAACTACCTACCAAAACTGACTATTTTGCGATCCCCCGTGAACCCTCCTTCATGATCTGTGTAGAATCTTCCCATTTCTTCACCAAATCCGCATATCCCTCGGCTGAACTGACAGCAAACTCTGTTAAAGAACTCACAGAAACTGACATTCCAGCACACACCACTCTTATGGCAACCTCGGCCATTTTTTCTGCCGTCATAACTTCATCTTCAAAATGATCTGCCTCCACCATCTCCATTTTGTTCCCCACAAACTCCCCTCGAAACCTTCTCGATCCACCTGAGTTTCGACCCGAATTTTCCTTCATCTGTTGTGCATACAAGGAGCCAACCCCTGCTGCAAAAAAGTCAAGTCCATCGAGCACGGGTACTTCATGGACCGCATCTAATAATTTTGACCATTGAATGCATGTTCTGAATATTGGTGGGGTAGATGGTAAGGATTCTTGAGGGGGAAATGGTGGTTTTGATGAGTCAGGATCTGCTCTAATGCAACGTAGGAGCCATGATGTGAGCGCGCGGACATATGATCGTTGAGAAACAATCCATGAGTCGAAGCAGGATCTCCAGTTTCTGAGCTCAGTCTCGAGGTTAGCTGCCGAACAGGCTAGCTTGTGTGGTTCGGAGGGTGACATTATTGTGTATTTTTTTGTTCTCGAAAGCTTTGAAGGCGTTCCAGCTAGTAAAATCTTTGCTTCATCTAGTGTACGTTTCTGCAGCTGATGGCATTCGGCCATCATCTCCCACATCCTTGTTAACCTGTTAGAATTAGTCTGATATATAAGAGCAGTCAAATAAAAGATAATGACTTTATCGTTAGATTAAGGGTAGTAAAAATTTTCGATTAAAGAACCATGAGTGACTACAGAGGAGAGAAACCTTTCAACTTTTTTGGTATATTTTCCTGACGTGCTGGTGAAACTATACTGAACGAAACACTTCGTTTAAACGCCTAATTAAATAGAAACTCGGCCGTTGTTGTTTATGGGGGTATAAGAAAAGggattttttctttttcaaacttACCCTCgcattaattctaatatctgaGGCTCCAGCTCTTCATCCCTTAAAGTTTCAATCCTCTTTGCGATAGCTTCAACTGAGTGTATTGAAACTTTTATTTGAGTGTGCAAATCTTTAATGCCAGCTCGTGTTTTATCTACAAAAGAAGGGTCTTCTCCCCTCACATCTTGATTCCTGAGCTGTGCACACTTCTTTTCATATGCTAGTCGAACACGTTCACCAGCCTGGTTAGATTCAAACAGAATAGCTAAATGACTTGATATCAAATAATTCAATATTTAGTGAGATATTTGATCATTCATGGAATCCATAGCGGAGGAAGTAGGATCACCAGATTAGGGAACATACTCTAACTTCTTGGTAAAGTTTCTTTTCCCAAGCATATAATCTATCGAGGGTGGATTGGTGACTCCCATATAACATGCAAGATTCCTCAGAATGGTTGCTAATACTTTCAGAAGCTTCATTGTTACTTGAAGTAGTGGCTAAAAATCTTGATGACGATGAACGAGATGAAGCAGACCTAAATAAAACTACCGGATTCAACATTTTCAATGCTGCAGCAAAACAAATGAGAGatcatataaataaaatgttcAAGGATTGTTGAATCATATAGGCTCGACGTTAATGATTGAGAGCTTGTGGACAAGAAAACAAAAGGTGCTTCGATATGCATTAACATTTATCCTTAGTGGAACTTCAAAAGCCAAAGGGGTGGTTGGGATGGGGAGGCGAGGTAGGCAGGGTGATTAAATGGATTTTGGAAAGGGCTAAACTTCAATTTAGAAAGAGTTCCTTTAAAATTTCAGAATTCAGTCAAAGACTAGACCTGTGAGATCATTTGTTGATGAGGAGTATTGAGCCTGGCTGGCCTCCAAAATGGAATACATCTCCTTAGCTGCATTACAAGCTGCCGTGAACTGATCTTCAAGATCCTTAATAACTTCTGCCATGCTTGTTGGTCTTTTGTTCACATAAACAGTAAATCCAGGCATTTCTTGTTTTGATCCACCACCATCAATAACAGGGGTTTCTTTGCTACTAACACGGTCAACATTTTGAGTATTTTCTACTTCCAGGCTTTGATGTTCCGGGGATTGTGATTCTCGCATATTCTTCTTTACTTCAGGATCGTCTGCTTCACTATCATCATCACTATCCTCACTACTGTCAACATCTTCTATTACCACTTCCTCTCTGTCAAAACCCATACCAACCTCACCCCACTCTTTTTTTGTATATACTTTATCATCCATCTCCTCTTGTTCGGTTTCCTCTTCTAATTCAGGAATACCTTCCTCTTCCCTAACTTGCCGTAACccatcattttcatcatcaaGAAATGTCTGATCAAGGCTACTTCTCGCGGGATAGCCATAGTAATCTAACGAAGAAAAGGGGTTCCAGAAGAAATCCCATTGGGGCGTTTGAGGTGATGGAGGATAGTTAGGCTGATTGTTAGGCGAGTAATGGAAGATTGAAGAATTCATGGGAGAGGATTGCATTTGAAAAATGCTGTCCATTCCAAACCTAGGAACAGCGGAGTAAGCTTCAACTCTGAaagtttctgaattctgaggGAGCCTCTCCTCGACAGAAATAGAAGGATTTCCACCAGGCCGGTAGTAGTTGATTCTGTAAGACATGTTTGACTCAGGTTTAAAGGGCGTTGTCGAGATGAAACCGGGGCTCTTCTTCTTTACAGGAGCGCTATAAGGTGGTGTTGTGAATGAGTCTAGCAGAAACTCACGAGGTTCGTCTACTTCAATATATTCGCGAAGTGCAACAGAAACTCTTTTCATGGACTGTATATATGCAATGTGGCCCAAAGCAAATTTCAATCTTTGCTCAACTGCTTGTTTGATGAACTTCTTCCGATCTTTACAGAGCCGGACAGCCTCTTCATCGTCCAACTTCGATATAGAACATCCCAtatttcttcaatttttttttcgcTCTCGATTCTGTGTATGGCTTCTATGAATTTTTCAGGCTTGAGTCGAAATGAAATTTACATTCAAGGAGGCTTGCTTGTTGTTCCCACTAGATTCATAAAGAAGTCTCGTGTCTACgaaagagaaaaatattaatattcgtTAGTGCATAAAGCCACTGAATATTAGAACAAGAAAATtccttaatttgatcccaagtCAAGAGAGGACTCATAAACAGCGGGATTCATCTTCACCTTTAACTTGCTAAAATAAAAACATCAGCTTTCGGATATAACATACAGGTATTCCAAAACAGAAAAAGTAAACATTCTTGCGCTCACATTAGTAAAAATCCCAAGATATTCTACTGCCGAGGCAAGGGCAGAGAAAGCAATTTATTAGGGAAAATCTCAGAAATGTTGAGCAAAAATTTCCAAATTTTCCAGCTCCTCCCATAGCAAGAAGGGAGAAACTAGTGGGAGTTTTGCAACCTCTGAAATCACTTTTTTTAAACCCCCTTAGACTAGAGTAATAAAAATGGAAACATCAATTTGTATTTAGCTACCTTGATAGGATGGAAAGAAGAAAGCAAAAAAGGCAACTGTTAGACCATTAGAGTTAAAgttgaatttaaaataaaatggaaaaataatttaattgtaaattcccaagttaaatcttttaaaaaaagcTAGAACAGCAAAAAATGAATTGGCTAAAGCAACTCTTGAAGAGAGACCCTACTCTGAAACATGATAAATCACCAATTGGTTCGCACACAGAAAAGGATAAATCTCAAGAAACAAATGTTCGTGTTGGTTCTTGAAAACAAATATTGATAGAAAGAACAAAATATTAACAAAACAATCATGAATCATAGATTCAAAAAATCTAAAAACAAAGCAAAATCTGAAAACTTAGTGAAATGGGGAAACAAAAAATTCTGCTTGGAGAATAAAGGGGTCCACTCAATTCACCATGCATccaaaattctataaatagttAAACTACACACCAGCTTTCCCAGAAATAGCAAAAACCCAATAAATCTTCACCGCTCAGCTCGTGTAAACAAGCCCAGAAAAGGCACAATGAACAGAATTCACAACATACAAAAGTTTATGaccaaaaagaagaagaaaaaaagaacCTCTTCCAAGAAACCAGATTTCATTACTTCCCTGTTTATTCTGACAGATTAAAACACTTGTAACAACTAAAACTAACTGGGAAAAAAAACTGGGTTTCTTTGAAAGTGTGAATGGAATGAAAGTTTATTCCTACCTGAATGCAAAGATTGTTGGTTGCTGCTTGATCACAGTTGTCTTGTGAGAGAGAGACGATGTGGGGGAAAAAGCAACggtcaaaaaaatatattttattttaaagtgaAATGAAAAAGAGATGAAAATAAAGCAAAATAAAGGTTTCACGTTGGAAAATCAAAGATAATAAAGGGATAGCATAATCTTACGCCTACTTCATTGCCCTCGCTGTTGCAGAAAAATTTCGAATATGCCACTCATTTCGGGTCAATAGTTGGGATGACCCGTTGGTGGACGGGTCGGTTGTGAACTACCATTCCCCTCCAGTCTTTTGGTTGGTAGTGAACCCATAGTTCGCGGTCACGGAGATCGGAACAGATGTTACCGTTCCAGTTACAATAAAATTTTGTGGAACGGTCGCGAAAcgggtattttaaaaaaatattataaatatataaaaattaaaaattttgaaaaatatttaaaaatatgaaaattaaaataaatatcatttaaataaattatttgatgtaaataagaaattaaaatatttttaaacatttattaaaaatttattgaaCACAATTTATATcgtcattatatttaaaatatttccaaccatatcaaaaattaaatatactattaaaaattatttgtatttaattaattaaaactttaaaatattttcgatTGGATAATATAAGTTCGCACAAATTTGAATCAATTTAAAGGGATGGACTAATAATAAGCATCAAATCTTATATAAAAAGATGTTACAAATTATTTAACATCAATTAAAAtagaaatattttataattaactCAGTTTTTTTCACACTTTGTAATGAAAATTTCTCAATAGAAATAGTTGACTTGCGGTCTCTTCTTTATTAGTCTTTCATTGATGGATGTAGCGGGAAGAAGACTCAAGATTCACCATCTCACTTCAACCGATGTGCTTTGCATTATTTGTACTAGAAAGCAAAGATACGTGTATAAGGACCTACAATGCATGTGCTCAAAATTACACACATATTTTTTGTTCTTGTTGCAGCTGTACAAATCCCTTCCGTTCCGTGTGTCCCATTCCGTTCCGCCGTTAAATCCTCGTTTTT from the Primulina eburnea isolate SZY01 chromosome 3, ASM2296580v1, whole genome shotgun sequence genome contains:
- the LOC140825500 gene encoding mitochondrial outer membrane import complex protein METAXIN; protein product: MEDDRGDGEKLTLVARKPSFGLPTACPTCLPVYIYLRFAQIPFNLEFNLIYPDSDQIPFIESGDYVAYNNEKGGVIQNLKEDGIADLDSEVRGIPEWVSMRAMVESWLADAVMYELWVGSDGKSASKIYYSDLPWPIGKVLYYKQVRIVKQLLGIRSDNAERREEVIYSRATLAYGALSYRLGEQSLFFENRPTSLDAFFLGHVLFTVYALPESSVLRSKLLDHTNLINYAENLKMRYLDASPSSSSIPQGDPSSSSSSSRQKPSYWSSKPKSKPKKEKTEEEKKFRRRAKYFLATQLVAVLVFLSIFGGHEDSEVELEDDNVGLHSD
- the LOC140825498 gene encoding uncharacterized protein, translating into MGCSISKLDDEEAVRLCKDRKKFIKQAVEQRLKFALGHIAYIQSMKRVSVALREYIEVDEPREFLLDSFTTPPYSAPVKKKSPGFISTTPFKPESNMSYRINYYRPGGNPSISVEERLPQNSETFRVEAYSAVPRFGMDSIFQMQSSPMNSSIFHYSPNNQPNYPPSPQTPQWDFFWNPFSSLDYYGYPARSSLDQTFLDDENDGLRQVREEEGIPELEEETEQEEMDDKVYTKKEWGEVGMGFDREEVVIEDVDSSEDSDDDSEADDPEVKKNMRESQSPEHQSLEVENTQNVDRVSSKETPVIDGGGSKQEMPGFTVYVNKRPTSMAEVIKDLEDQFTAACNAAKEMYSILEASQAQYSSSTNDLTALKMLNPVVLFRSASSRSSSSRFLATTSSNNEASESISNHSEESCMLYGSHQSTLDRLYAWEKKLYQEVRAGERVRLAYEKKCAQLRNQDVRGEDPSFVDKTRAGIKDLHTQIKVSIHSVEAIAKRIETLRDEELEPQILELMRGLTRMWEMMAECHQLQKRTLDEAKILLAGTPSKLSRTKKYTIMSPSEPHKLACSAANLETELRNWRSCFDSWIVSQRSYVRALTSWLLRCIRADPDSSKPPFPPQESLPSTPPIFRTCIQWSKLLDAVHEVPVLDGLDFFAAGVGSLYAQQMKENSGRNSGGSRRFRGEFVGNKMEMVEADHFEDEVMTAEKMAEVAIRVVCAGMSVSVSSLTEFAVSSAEGYADLVKKWEDSTQIMKEGSRGIAK